In Tessaracoccus flavus, the following are encoded in one genomic region:
- a CDS encoding glycosyltransferase — MNRPRAATFLVVSTSITAHTLNASKIVSGLVGRGHRVLWYAADRFAHTVALCGAEHLPAADDGGFEDTTARGGGLGRVKSLFRDEVVGRAATHRAALAAAVGGTRIDAVISDTLIPAASLSAADLGAPWVTFGDGPLLCWDDGTPPFGTGLPFHPGRAGRRRNRDVQALLDRWLYRPFLDDLNALRLDAGLGTVPTVREATVSPLLHLQGCTPSFEYPRAAGADHVHFVGALGPVPGSAPEVPPTLTRSQRSRPLAMVTQGTLRPDLSELAIPAARALVAEGFDVLVAGAQAGLWNPAPERVTALPRVDYPGALAESDLFVTNGGYTGVTLAVAAGVPIVQAGNSEEKPDIGARVRWSGVGASLRIRNPPVWLLRQTIRRVMGSPARIEASSRLSGESSCYDAAEISARLLGELAERTRG, encoded by the coding sequence ATGAATCGACCGCGGGCCGCCACCTTCCTGGTGGTCAGCACCTCGATCACCGCCCACACTCTCAATGCCAGCAAGATCGTCTCGGGTCTGGTCGGTCGCGGGCACCGGGTGCTCTGGTACGCCGCCGACCGGTTCGCCCACACCGTCGCCCTGTGCGGGGCAGAGCACCTTCCAGCGGCCGACGACGGAGGGTTCGAGGACACCACCGCCCGCGGCGGCGGGCTGGGTCGCGTCAAGAGCCTCTTCCGCGACGAGGTCGTCGGACGCGCCGCCACTCACCGCGCCGCCCTCGCCGCAGCGGTCGGAGGCACCCGGATCGACGCCGTCATCTCGGACACGCTCATCCCCGCCGCCTCGCTCTCCGCGGCCGACCTGGGCGCGCCCTGGGTGACGTTCGGTGACGGCCCCCTGCTGTGCTGGGACGACGGCACCCCTCCGTTCGGAACCGGGCTTCCGTTCCACCCGGGGCGTGCCGGGCGACGGCGCAACCGTGATGTCCAGGCGCTGCTCGACCGTTGGCTCTACCGGCCCTTCCTCGATGATCTCAACGCTCTACGGCTCGACGCGGGTCTCGGCACGGTGCCAACCGTGCGGGAGGCAACGGTCTCCCCCCTCCTCCACCTCCAGGGCTGCACGCCGAGCTTCGAGTATCCGCGAGCAGCCGGCGCCGATCACGTCCATTTCGTCGGAGCGCTGGGCCCCGTGCCTGGAAGCGCCCCTGAGGTGCCACCCACGCTGACCCGCAGTCAGCGGAGCCGGCCCCTGGCGATGGTCACCCAGGGCACGCTCCGGCCCGACCTGAGCGAACTCGCGATTCCCGCTGCCAGGGCGCTGGTCGCCGAGGGCTTCGACGTGCTGGTCGCCGGCGCCCAGGCCGGACTGTGGAACCCCGCCCCGGAGCGGGTCACTGCGCTCCCCCGCGTCGACTACCCCGGCGCACTTGCCGAGTCGGACCTCTTCGTCACCAACGGTGGCTACACGGGCGTGACCCTCGCCGTCGCGGCGGGCGTACCGATCGTCCAGGCGGGCAACTCCGAGGAGAAGCCCGACATCGGCGCGAGGGTCCGGTGGTCGGGCGTCGGAGCAAGCCTCCGCATCCGCAATCCTCCGGTCTGGCTGCTGCGGCAGACGATCCGCCGCGTCATGGGGTCACCAGCTCGGATCGAGGCATCGAGTCGGCTGTCCGGAGAGAGCAGCTGCTACGACGCGGCCGAGATCAGCGCACGGCTGTTGGGCGAGCTGGCGGAGCGGACCCGTGGCTGA